One genomic region from Populus nigra chromosome 8, ddPopNigr1.1, whole genome shotgun sequence encodes:
- the LOC133700602 gene encoding probable protein S-acyltransferase 7 gives MGGGEKMRGGEKMYSTSTPMPTHQLSDSNRGIMGNHNDNNARNLRVYQTWKGSNIFCFGGRLVFGPDVRSLFLTIFLIMIPVILFCAFVSQRLINDFQHQLGYYVVVICVILTANVIILLFLTSARDPGIIPRNLHPPEDEGSSISVDWPGSQVAGPSLPPTKDVMVNGMVVKVKYCQTCLLYRPPRCSHCSICNNCVERFDHHCPWVGQCIGKRNYRFFFMFVSSTTMLCLYVLAFCWVNIRKIMDTYHCNMWVAFLKSPVSGILILYTFICAWFVGGLTAFHLYLIFTNQTTYENFRYRYDGKMNPYNLGCIRNVLEVFFSKIPKSKNKFRAKVRVNSSSSYASSMPLGNSLSPEVPKRSFNIEVGKRQAVADEDFEDIQSQIDSVGGLERCGTQPRHTNWDHKANWEITPDIHVLAAEFGMESGLANRQKISRDH, from the exons atGGGGGGTGGTGAGAAAATGCGAGGAGGTGAAAAGATGTACAGCACGTCAACTCCAATGCCTACGCACCAACTTTCCGATTCTAATCGCGGAATTATGGGTAACCATAACGATAATAATGCTCGTAACCTTCGAGTCTATCAAACCTGGAAAGGCAGCAAT ATATTCTGCTTTGGGGGTAGGCTTGTATTTGGTCCAGATGTCAGGTCGCTGTTCCTTACAATCTTTCTAATCATGATTCCAGTAATCTTATTCTGTGCTTTTGTTTCTCAAAGGCTCATTAACGACTTCCAACACCAGCTAGGCTATTATGTTGTAGTTATATGTGTCATCCTGACAGCAAAT GTTATTATTCTTCTCTTCCTTACTTCCGCAAGAGATCCAGGCATTATTCCTCGTAATCTCCACCCTCCAGAAGATGAAGGCTCAAGCATATCTGTTGATTGGCCAGGAAGTCAGGTTGCTGGCCCAAGTTTACCTCCAACGAAAGATGTAATGGTGAATGGGATGGTAGTCAAGGTCAAATACTGCCAAACATGCTTGCTGTACCGCCCGCCACGATGCTCTCATTGCTCTATATGCAACAACTGCGTTGAGCGTTTTGATCATCATTGCCCGTGGGTGGGGCAATGTATTGGCAAG AGGAATTACAGattctttttcatgtttgtgTCTTCCACAACGATGTTATGCCTCTATGTTCTTGCATTCTGCTGGGTCAACATCAGGAAGATAATGGATACATATCATTGCAATATGTGGGTGGCCTTTCTGAAGTCTCCTGTTTCAGGAATCCTGATACTGTACACATTCATATGTGCTTGGTTTGTTGGCGGCCTCACTGCATTTCATCTGTACTTGATTTTCACCAATCAG acAACATATGAGAACTTCCGGTATAGATATGATGGAAAGATGAATCCTTACAACCTTGGTTGCATTCGTAATGTTCTGGAAGTTTTCTTCTCAAAAATCCCAAAATCAAAGAACAAATTCCGGGCAAAGGTCAGGGTCAATTCATCTTCTAGCTATGCCAGTTCAATGCCATTGGGCAATTCCTTGAGCCCAGAGGTGCCCAAAAGGAGCTTTAATATAGAAGTGGGAAAACGACAAGCTGTTGCTGATGAGGATTTTGAAGATATACAAAGTCAGATTGACAGTGTTGGTGGATTGGAGAGGTGTGGAACCCAGCCAAGACACACAAATTGGGATCATAAAGCCAACTGGGAGATAACACCAGATATACATGTGTTAGCTGCTGAGTTTGGAATGGAATCTGGTTTAGCAAACAGGCAGAAAATTTCTAGAGATCATTGA
- the LOC133700736 gene encoding uncharacterized protein LOC133700736, whose protein sequence is MAGMITVAVAMAFHTMKQQLVHSPGVSIIKKRRESIAEVDDPDTVVADASKFLKKSFLRKVAHIQEHNPTLPDPTRANAITKPHDAETLKTVGVLPRHH, encoded by the exons ATGGCGGGAATGATAACTGTAGCAGTTGCGATGGCCTTCCACACCATGAAGCAGCAGCTGGTGCATAGCCCGGGAGTTAGCATAAtcaagaaaaggagagaatccATTGCTGAGGTAGACGACCCTGATACAGTAGTTGCTGATGCTAgtaaatttctcaaaaaatcaTTCCTCAGGAAGGTTGCTCACATCCAGGAACATAATCCCACCCTGCCTGATCCAACCCGCGCTAATGCCATCACCAA GCCTCATGATGCAGAGACACTAAAAACAGTCGGAGTCCTTCCTCGCCACCACTGA
- the LOC133700573 gene encoding ethylene-responsive transcription factor LEP-like gives MDFTQSTKTNSTPSPSKNKRKQQQQQQKNQNQQEQHEVRFLGVRRRPWGRYAAEIRDPSTKERHWLGTFDTAEEAALAYDRAARSMRGSKARTNFVYSDMPPASSVTSIISPDESQHDISALFAPPPQNHAHQNDTNCQKLYFSQDQYPFNAYAYGNSNSNLLTGGEGWVQGCGAGAADGPGGSYEPNNAGSFGVATEPIYFSNKDNIELPPLPPDVNSSCYGSDMDHGFWNDAGFFGFQEEQKNNGNGLEISGSSLGFDSNDFGQHGSLFEIMPSVSDTVTDELDLGSSSTLYF, from the coding sequence atggaTTTTACTCAGTCAACAAAAACCAACTCTACACCCTCTCCTTCGAAGAACAAaagaaagcagcagcagcagcagcagaaaaACCAGAACCAACAAGAACAACATGAGGTAAGGTTTTTGGGGGTAAGGAGAAGGCCATGGGGCAGATACGCTGCAGAGATAAGAGACCCTTCAACAAAAGAGAGGCATTGGCTTGGTACTTTTGACACCGCTGAGGAGGCTGCCCTGGCTTATGACCGTGCAGCCAGGTCCATGCGAGGCTCCAAAGCCCGCACCAACTTTGTCTACTCGGACATGCCTCCTGCCTCCTCCGTCACTTCCATTATCTCACCAGACGAATCCCAACATGACATCTCAGCCCTCTTTGCTCCTCCTCCACAAAACCATGCTCATCAAAATGACACCAACTGCCAAAAGCTCTACTTCTCTCAGGATCAGTACCCCTTCAATGCTTATGCTTATGGTAACAGTAATAGCAACTTGTTAACAGGTGGAGAAGGTTGGGTTCAAGGATGTGGAGCTGGTGCTGCAGATGGCCCTGGAGGGTCTTATGAGCCCAATAATGCTGGCAGTTTTGGTGTCGCTACTGAGCCCATCTATTTCTCTAACAAGGACAATATTGAGCTCCCACCTTTGCCTCCTGATGTCAACTCCAGCTGCTATGGGTCTGATATGGATCATGGATTCTGGAACGACGCAgggttttttgggtttcaagAGGAACAGAAAAACAACGGTAATGGGCTTGAGATTAGTGGATCAAGCTTGGGTTTTGATTCAAATGACTTTGGGCAGCATGGCTCGTTATTTGAGATTATGCCATCGGTATCGGACACGGTCACAGACGAGCTTGATTTGGGATCATCATCCACCCTCTACTTTTAA